From the Acetobacter aceti genome, one window contains:
- a CDS encoding amino acid ABC transporter ATP-binding protein, with translation MTATDIAAIPASPILEVRNLSKSYGSTSILKGVSCTLNQGDVMCVLGGSGSGKTTLLRCIAQLERYQGGSVVVDGELMGIAAAKSGRFYRLSERQIARQRLETGMVFQKFNLFSHMTAVQNVMEGPLHVLSVPPAEARREACRLLEWVGLGERMEHYPAQLSGGQQQRVAIARALAMKPKVMLFDEPTSALDPESVGRVLAVMKQVAATGMSMIVVTHEMGFAREVASQVVFMDQGAIVENAPSAQFFSAPSHPRAADFLASTLGARAQTN, from the coding sequence ATGACTGCCACAGATATTGCAGCAATACCTGCGTCACCCATCCTTGAGGTCAGGAACCTGAGCAAGTCGTACGGCAGCACATCCATTCTGAAAGGGGTGTCGTGTACCCTGAACCAGGGGGATGTGATGTGCGTGCTGGGCGGATCGGGATCGGGCAAGACCACACTCCTGCGCTGTATCGCCCAGCTTGAGCGTTATCAGGGCGGCAGTGTGGTCGTGGATGGCGAACTGATGGGGATTGCTGCAGCAAAGAGCGGACGTTTTTACCGCCTGTCGGAGCGCCAGATCGCGCGCCAGCGTCTCGAGACCGGTATGGTCTTTCAGAAATTCAATCTGTTTTCACACATGACAGCGGTGCAGAATGTGATGGAGGGCCCTCTCCATGTCCTGTCTGTCCCGCCGGCGGAAGCTCGCAGGGAGGCCTGTCGCCTGCTGGAATGGGTAGGACTGGGGGAACGGATGGAGCATTATCCGGCCCAGTTGTCCGGTGGCCAGCAGCAGCGTGTCGCCATCGCCCGGGCCTTGGCCATGAAGCCCAAGGTCATGCTGTTTGACGAACCGACCAGTGCGCTTGACCCGGAATCCGTAGGCCGCGTGCTGGCGGTCATGAAACAGGTTGCCGCAACCGGCATGAGCATGATCGTCGTGACCCATGAAATGGGTTTTGCGCGTGAGGTCGCAAGCCAGGTCGTGTTCATGGATCAAGGGGCCATCGTGGAAAATGCCCCGTCCGCACAGTTCTTTTCCGCGCCATCGCACCCACGAGCGGCTGATTTCCTAGCCTCCACGCTGGGCGCGCGCGCACAGACCAACTGA
- a CDS encoding polysaccharide deacetylase, whose protein sequence is MSATYERYRNVPLTPPNQAPPALRYPWPEGNRAAMFLSFDIDAESAWTGKDPSHADRLVTMSFGGFEARVGTPVILRLLREMELKATFFITGWAVEAHPAMAEAVLADGHEIGHHGYHHLIPEPGADHMQEELDYGLEVLKRRLGVVPVGYRAPIGEASAELCQSLKEHNFLYTSSWFDDVRPYRQLMKDGSPGLIELPQTTSYDDWMHGLANRFSPRSIFPKEHVLSMWRDDLDETRAWGDLVTTVFHPQVSGRPMRFRLLREFLQYTVSCNDVWITTGEEIARYYEQQEKALAVS, encoded by the coding sequence ATGTCTGCAACCTATGAACGCTATCGCAACGTCCCGCTGACGCCCCCCAACCAGGCACCGCCCGCCCTGCGCTACCCCTGGCCCGAAGGGAACCGGGCCGCCATGTTCCTGTCTTTCGATATTGATGCGGAAAGCGCATGGACCGGCAAGGATCCGTCCCATGCCGACCGTCTTGTCACCATGTCCTTCGGCGGGTTCGAGGCACGGGTGGGCACACCCGTCATCCTCAGGCTTTTACGGGAAATGGAGCTGAAGGCCACGTTTTTCATTACCGGCTGGGCGGTGGAAGCCCACCCCGCCATGGCCGAGGCGGTACTGGCTGATGGTCATGAAATCGGGCATCACGGCTATCATCATCTCATTCCCGAACCCGGCGCCGATCATATGCAGGAGGAACTGGATTACGGGCTGGAAGTGCTTAAAAGGCGGCTGGGCGTGGTGCCTGTGGGTTATCGTGCGCCCATCGGGGAAGCATCAGCCGAACTGTGCCAGAGCCTGAAGGAGCATAATTTTCTCTATACCAGTTCCTGGTTTGATGATGTGCGCCCTTACCGGCAGTTGATGAAGGACGGATCGCCCGGCCTGATTGAACTGCCCCAGACCACCAGTTACGATGACTGGATGCACGGGCTTGCGAACCGTTTCAGCCCGCGCTCGATCTTTCCCAAGGAGCATGTGCTGTCGATGTGGCGCGATGACCTGGACGAAACCCGCGCATGGGGTGACCTTGTGACAACCGTGTTCCATCCGCAGGTAAGCGGTCGGCCGATGCGCTTCCGGCTGTTGCGTGAATTTTTGCAATATACTGTCAGTTGCAACGACGTATGGATTACAACAGGAGAGGAGATCGCACGGTATTACGAACAGCAGGAAAAAGCCCTTGCGGTATCGTGA
- a CDS encoding transposase domain-containing protein, with translation MSQNSCCEEQGSSAKVLRHRVVIASLIETAKFNGIEQFQCLRNTLETMVLGFSASRIDELLPVR, from the coding sequence TTGAGCCAGAACTCATGTTGTGAGGAGCAGGGCTCCAGCGCCAAAGTCCTGCGTCACAGGGTTGTCATTGCATCCCTGATCGAGACGGCGAAATTCAACGGGATTGAGCAGTTTCAGTGCTTGCGGAATACCCTTGAAACGATGGTCTTGGGGTTTTCCGCAAGCCGTATCGACGAGCTTCTGCCCGTCCGGTAA
- a CDS encoding transporter substrate-binding domain-containing protein — MRYRDRAFGMIRALLPVLLWPVMATAAPRQVVIGVYPSYPPLDMRDPETGQLEGFDIDLATALARQNGWALTFREISFEELLPAVQTGRVDLFFNGMIDNAVRRESVDFVDYLREGSRFLVPTRDAAIFRTQRDLCGKYVAANRTTSQPAQIQQWSAENCSGNEIRFYPAENDSDAMIQLYEGRVQAMMVDSIVTQYVIRREKGRITAMEGLIFPQKFGIGFHKGNTELAEQIRSGLRELVLNGNYKELLDKWGLPQENGLDEELRQSSVPVSQ; from the coding sequence TTGCGGTATCGTGATCGTGCATTCGGGATGATCCGCGCCCTTCTGCCCGTGCTGCTGTGGCCGGTTATGGCCACAGCAGCACCCCGGCAGGTGGTGATCGGTGTTTATCCCAGCTATCCGCCGCTCGACATGCGAGACCCGGAGACGGGGCAGCTGGAAGGCTTTGATATTGATCTTGCCACCGCCCTTGCCCGGCAGAATGGCTGGGCGCTGACATTTCGTGAAATCAGTTTTGAAGAACTGCTGCCTGCCGTCCAGACCGGGCGTGTGGACCTGTTCTTCAATGGCATGATCGACAATGCGGTGCGGCGGGAATCCGTGGACTTCGTGGATTATCTGCGTGAAGGATCGCGTTTTCTTGTGCCGACGCGCGATGCGGCGATTTTCCGTACCCAGCGTGACCTGTGCGGCAAATACGTCGCGGCCAACAGGACCACCAGCCAGCCGGCTCAGATCCAGCAATGGAGCGCGGAAAACTGCAGTGGGAACGAAATCAGGTTCTATCCCGCGGAAAATGACTCCGACGCCATGATCCAGCTTTATGAAGGGCGGGTGCAGGCGATGATGGTTGACAGCATTGTCACCCAATATGTGATCCGACGTGAAAAGGGACGAATTACGGCAATGGAAGGGCTGATTTTCCCACAGAAATTCGGAATTGGGTTTCATAAGGGCAACACGGAACTGGCGGAACAGATCCGCAGCGGCCTGCGTGAACTTGTCCTGAATGGAAATTATAAAGAACTTCTTGATAAATGGGGTTTGCCGCAGGAAAATGGCCTTGACGAAGAATTGCGGCAGTCGTCCGTACCTGTCAGTCAGTGA
- a CDS encoding TetR/AcrR family transcriptional regulator produces the protein MTTPPRSSRNHKESDVLDAGELLFQTQGYESTKIEAIAVEASVASATVYNYFETKNNILLSIILRHLEAALPERRRFMRALPDDPVAGIIAFENMLAEQALRFLDRDSWKVILTAKLLDDQSAAYRTACRLDTLIYKQYIRILTRYRNMGRIGDDVDIALLASLLIDVGNAVLARIVGSAHTVAEGMKLWGDPSVRMVLRGLIVEPGKPV, from the coding sequence TTGACAACGCCACCCCGCTCCTCAAGAAATCATAAAGAGTCCGATGTTCTGGATGCAGGTGAACTGCTGTTCCAGACACAGGGCTATGAATCAACCAAGATCGAAGCCATTGCCGTGGAAGCGTCTGTTGCTTCGGCTACGGTCTATAACTATTTTGAAACAAAGAATAATATTCTCCTCAGTATTATTCTTCGGCATCTGGAAGCCGCTCTTCCCGAACGCCGCCGGTTCATGCGTGCGCTGCCGGACGATCCGGTGGCGGGTATCATCGCGTTTGAAAACATGCTGGCCGAGCAGGCGCTACGCTTCCTTGACCGGGATTCATGGAAAGTCATCCTGACCGCCAAACTGCTCGATGACCAGTCTGCCGCTTACCGCACGGCATGCAGGCTGGATACCCTGATCTACAAGCAGTACATCCGCATACTGACCCGGTATCGCAATATGGGGCGTATCGGGGACGACGTGGATATTGCCCTGCTGGCTTCCCTGCTGATTGATGTTGGCAATGCCGTGCTGGCGCGGATCGTGGGTTCGGCTCATACGGTGGCGGAAGGCATGAAGCTGTGGGGTGACCCGAGTGTGCGCATGGTCTTGCGTGGCCTGATCGTTGAGCCGGGGAAACCTGTCTAG
- a CDS encoding HNH endonuclease, with the protein MTNIDPALIAAAAFYDEHYAAAQPLFLRPSDKIFLGNKNERLCRFCGLGEQDATFKDEAHAIPEALGNKSLFSYYECDACNSFFGKGIENDLGNWSKPSRTLYRIRGKKGVPSIKKRGEKPGWRIDYEPTGFVIKQYEDDPLMIVDEANKTITFELTRDAYTPVAVLKAFVKIGLTVMPSEELSNFIEAMTWIREADHSKGLVNEFPLIRSFQPGPMPNDVTVLMLFRRRINVTGVPYAFFVLSFGNEVFQVFLPSPKQDAAINGVKLNLPPFPVPGSIDRAKYGNTTVAVVDLTGRTVVRGETVPYAMGFENFTRDEPEADAKSG; encoded by the coding sequence ATGACAAATATCGATCCCGCCCTCATTGCGGCAGCTGCCTTCTACGACGAGCATTATGCCGCTGCACAGCCGTTGTTCCTTCGGCCTAGTGACAAGATTTTTCTGGGCAACAAGAACGAACGACTTTGCCGGTTTTGTGGGCTAGGTGAACAGGATGCGACGTTCAAGGACGAGGCACACGCCATTCCCGAAGCGCTCGGAAACAAGAGCCTCTTCAGCTACTATGAATGCGATGCCTGTAACAGTTTTTTCGGGAAAGGTATCGAAAACGACCTTGGCAACTGGTCCAAGCCCAGCCGGACTCTTTACCGCATTCGTGGCAAAAAGGGCGTGCCATCTATCAAAAAGAGGGGGGAAAAGCCCGGATGGCGCATTGATTACGAGCCGACTGGCTTCGTCATCAAGCAGTATGAAGACGATCCGTTGATGATCGTTGACGAGGCGAACAAGACGATCACCTTCGAACTCACACGGGATGCATACACACCTGTTGCAGTGCTGAAGGCGTTCGTCAAGATCGGCTTGACCGTGATGCCGTCCGAGGAACTGTCAAACTTCATAGAAGCTATGACCTGGATTCGGGAAGCTGATCACAGCAAGGGGTTGGTGAACGAATTCCCCCTAATTAGAAGCTTTCAACCTGGACCAATGCCCAATGATGTTACTGTCCTTATGTTATTCCGACGCCGTATAAACGTTACCGGCGTTCCATACGCCTTCTTCGTGCTGTCATTCGGCAATGAGGTGTTTCAGGTTTTTCTTCCATCGCCAAAACAGGATGCCGCTATCAATGGAGTGAAGCTGAATTTGCCCCCTTTCCCTGTGCCAGGAAGCATTGACCGTGCCAAATACGGCAACACCACCGTTGCGGTAGTTGATCTGACCGGTCGTACTGTCGTCAGAGGCGAAACCGTTCCATACGCTATGGGCTTCGAGAACTTTACTCGCGATGAGCCAGAGGCCGACGCCAAGTCTGGTTGA
- a CDS encoding hemolysin-type calcium-binding protein, with product MPVSSVQTEYSDFSQGFPYKGSIGGPTSLDMAMFDANGYSGKIVATPDSSTYEAIDTHTNSERYWMGTLWLGGINNPSTTQHVTLEIDGSDTDVGIFECVPSSGGAPTEIDFKGTNDSVSMYPGEALGNGGDTMDLSHTVFKQVDPTSGASAALQKLVIHGSGGNDTFTGAALNNFLYEGIGNCTFHQSAGNDVITCNGGNSTYYANNVWSAYAGGYLDQNGTSYLNNGEDWALYDQTDGQMVFLTNVLTVVLNGVTYLSSVENQAAAAWPGTTSAATSAQRSALSSGLASDAAASPTGALLSGADLKEIHASVLADFTLKSLQGSASVASIGSSQAATNEDYSSASAASVLSGIQNHTALVAFPSADSTTIFST from the coding sequence ATGCCTGTATCCAGTGTACAAACTGAATATTCAGATTTCAGCCAGGGTTTTCCTTACAAAGGCAGCATAGGCGGTCCAACAAGCCTTGATATGGCAATGTTTGACGCAAACGGATATTCTGGAAAAATTGTTGCGACACCCGACTCTAGTACGTACGAAGCTATTGATACACATACAAACTCCGAACGATACTGGATGGGCACCCTCTGGCTCGGCGGAATTAATAATCCCAGCACCACACAACACGTCACTTTGGAAATCGATGGATCGGATACTGATGTTGGTATCTTTGAGTGTGTCCCATCCAGTGGCGGGGCACCGACAGAAATAGATTTTAAGGGCACGAATGACAGTGTCAGCATGTATCCAGGCGAAGCATTGGGTAATGGTGGAGACACAATGGATCTCTCACACACAGTCTTCAAACAGGTTGATCCAACAAGTGGCGCGTCAGCGGCGCTGCAAAAACTTGTCATTCACGGATCTGGTGGCAATGATACGTTTACTGGTGCAGCACTAAACAATTTTCTTTACGAAGGTATAGGAAACTGCACATTCCATCAGAGCGCTGGGAATGACGTCATCACATGCAATGGCGGGAACAGCACCTACTACGCCAATAACGTCTGGTCTGCCTACGCAGGAGGATATTTAGACCAGAACGGTACGAGTTATCTTAACAATGGCGAAGATTGGGCACTCTACGATCAGACTGACGGTCAAATGGTGTTCCTGACCAATGTGCTAACAGTCGTTCTGAATGGCGTCACTTATTTGTCTTCGGTAGAGAACCAAGCTGCCGCTGCATGGCCGGGGACGACATCTGCAGCTACTTCCGCCCAGAGGTCGGCTTTATCGAGTGGTCTTGCATCTGACGCGGCAGCATCGCCCACCGGTGCTTTGCTATCGGGCGCAGACCTCAAAGAAATTCACGCTTCTGTATTGGCGGATTTCACCCTCAAATCTCTTCAAGGAAGTGCATCGGTCGCATCCATCGGTAGCTCGCAGGCAGCCACCAATGAAGATTACAGTTCTGCTTCAGCAGCGAGTGTTCTCTCAGGCATCCAGAACCATACGGCGCTGGTAGCGTTTCCTTCGGCTGACTCGACGACTATCTTCTCGACCTAA